One window from the genome of Deltaproteobacteria bacterium encodes:
- a CDS encoding response regulator — MSRILIVDDDAALLRALPEALRLRLADAAVDTCDSAADALRLIAATDYDAVVSDIKMPGMDGLVLLAEIRSLRPDTPTLLITGHGQHDLVVQALRGGAYDFIPKPIERDYFVASLARAIETRHLRRQLDEQRSTLERTVEERTRELRKASEVKDQFLAMLSHELRSPLGAIRMWASLLRTGKLDPERRARALEAIERSAVTQAKLIEDLLDVSRIVSGKLVLDVGPVNLTDVAEAALDAVRGAAEAKGVRLEQVLELTGNQVEGDPARLQQVVWNLLSNAVKFSAAGGRIVLRVSRAGSEAVVSVRDEGEGIEAEFLPHVFERFRQADSTRTRTHGGLGLGLAIVRDLVALHGGAVAAESNGRGQGATFTVRLPLAGGPEARRVTAPPALQGERPPAAPTLRGVRVLVVDDDRDARESVAAVLEQAGATVRAVESAGDAVESLEHEPSDVLLSDIAMPGVDGYTLLGRARARLRGREIPAAALTAYAASEDRSRALAAGFRAHLAKPVDPAELVAVVADLAHVTPEGSDRARDGTNAALSAGVPLP, encoded by the coding sequence ATGAGCCGCATCCTCATCGTCGACGACGATGCGGCCCTGCTGCGGGCGCTCCCCGAAGCCCTGCGGCTGCGCCTCGCGGACGCGGCGGTGGACACCTGCGACTCGGCGGCGGATGCGCTCCGCCTGATCGCGGCCACGGACTATGATGCCGTCGTCAGCGACATCAAGATGCCGGGAATGGACGGCCTGGTGCTGCTCGCGGAGATTCGGTCGCTCCGGCCGGATACGCCGACCTTGCTCATCACGGGCCACGGGCAGCACGACCTCGTCGTGCAAGCCTTGCGCGGCGGGGCCTACGACTTCATTCCGAAGCCCATCGAGCGTGACTACTTCGTCGCTTCGCTGGCGCGTGCGATCGAGACGCGGCACCTCCGCCGCCAGCTCGACGAGCAGCGATCCACCCTCGAGCGGACCGTGGAGGAGCGCACGCGCGAGCTGCGCAAGGCGAGCGAGGTGAAGGACCAGTTCCTGGCCATGCTGTCGCACGAGCTGCGGTCGCCGCTCGGCGCCATCCGCATGTGGGCGAGCCTCCTGCGGACCGGCAAGCTCGACCCGGAGCGGAGGGCGCGCGCGCTCGAGGCGATCGAGCGGAGCGCGGTGACGCAGGCGAAGCTCATCGAAGACCTCCTGGACGTGTCTCGCATCGTGAGCGGGAAGCTCGTCCTCGATGTCGGTCCGGTCAATCTCACCGACGTCGCCGAAGCGGCGCTCGACGCGGTTCGTGGCGCGGCCGAGGCCAAGGGGGTCAGGCTGGAGCAGGTGCTCGAGCTGACGGGGAACCAGGTCGAGGGCGACCCCGCCCGTCTTCAGCAGGTGGTGTGGAATCTCCTCTCCAACGCCGTGAAGTTCTCGGCAGCGGGCGGCCGCATCGTCCTCCGCGTCTCGCGCGCCGGCTCCGAGGCCGTCGTCTCCGTTCGCGACGAGGGCGAGGGCATCGAGGCCGAATTTCTGCCGCACGTCTTCGAGCGCTTCCGCCAGGCCGACAGCACGCGCACCCGGACGCACGGCGGGCTCGGGCTTGGCCTCGCCATCGTACGCGACCTCGTCGCGCTGCACGGAGGCGCCGTGGCGGCGGAGAGCAACGGCAGGGGGCAGGGGGCGACGTTCACGGTGAGACTCCCGCTCGCGGGGGGCCCGGAGGCGAGGCGCGTCACGGCGCCGCCGGCCCTCCAGGGGGAACGGCCTCCTGCCGCCCCGACCCTGCGGGGCGTGCGGGTGCTCGTCGTGGACGACGATCGGGATGCACGCGAGTCGGTGGCCGCGGTCCTCGAGCAGGCCGGGGCGACCGTGCGGGCGGTGGAATCCGCCGGCGATGCGGTGGAGAGCCTGGAGCACGAGCCGAGCGACGTCCTGCTGAGCGACATCGCCATGCCGGGGGTGGACGGCTACACGCTGCTCGGGAGGGCACGGGCGCGGCTGCGCGGCAGGGAGATTCCGGCCGCGGCGCTCACCGCGTACGCGGCGTCGGAGGACCGCAGTCGCGCCCTCGCCGCCGGCTTCCGGGCGCATCTCGCCAAGCCCGTCGACCCGGCGGAGCTGGTCGCCGTCGTCGCCGACCTCGCCCACGTGACCCCGGAGGGCTCGGACCGCGCGCGGGACGGCACCAACGCGGCGCTCAGCGCCGGAGTCCCTCTGCCGTGA
- a CDS encoding two-component sensor histidine kinase yields the protein MSGESTAVLRPEPAAETGTEPFPEEEARLLAQVRRLEERVRKAEERHRALLHIVGDMNELNRRLARQRKALLHVLVDCEQDRRRLAAQTERLGNSRRALMHILEDFRRSSLRLENGRKAMIHIMGDLRETTREVQRREQEVREKQEQLVQAGKLATVGELTTGIAHELNNPLNNIGLFVGNAVDYLELGGAENTRLLEDLRHAMEQVRKATQIISHIRAFGRPAPVSREPLRVNDVVRRSLALLQHQLLLRQIDVRLDLCPEDPLVLGNSIQLEQVFINLLTNARDALSTSAARLIHIDSSIREGMVQLRFRDTGPGVPPGLEERIFHPFFTTKDVGAGTGLGLSIAHGIIREHEGSIALVREGTGEASGATFRIELPLYAGAWPSRVTT from the coding sequence ATGAGCGGCGAGTCGACCGCCGTCCTCCGCCCCGAGCCGGCGGCCGAGACGGGCACCGAACCGTTCCCGGAGGAGGAGGCGCGCTTGCTCGCCCAGGTGCGACGCCTCGAGGAGCGTGTGCGCAAGGCCGAGGAGCGACACCGCGCGCTGCTCCACATCGTGGGCGACATGAACGAGCTCAACCGGCGGCTCGCCCGGCAGCGCAAGGCCTTGCTGCACGTCCTGGTCGATTGCGAGCAGGACCGCCGCCGGCTCGCGGCACAGACCGAGCGGCTCGGCAACTCGCGGCGGGCGCTCATGCACATCCTCGAGGACTTTCGGCGGTCCAGCCTGCGCCTCGAGAACGGTCGCAAGGCCATGATCCACATCATGGGCGACCTGCGCGAGACCACCCGCGAGGTCCAGCGCCGTGAGCAGGAGGTGCGTGAGAAGCAGGAGCAGCTGGTGCAGGCCGGCAAGCTCGCGACGGTCGGCGAGCTGACGACCGGGATCGCTCACGAGCTGAACAATCCCCTCAACAACATCGGGCTCTTCGTCGGGAACGCCGTCGACTACCTCGAGCTCGGCGGCGCCGAAAACACCCGTCTCCTCGAAGACCTGCGCCACGCCATGGAGCAGGTGCGGAAGGCGACCCAGATCATCTCGCACATTCGCGCGTTCGGCCGGCCGGCCCCCGTCAGCCGGGAGCCGCTGCGGGTCAACGACGTCGTCAGACGCTCCCTCGCGCTCTTGCAGCACCAGCTCCTCCTCCGCCAGATCGATGTGCGGCTGGACCTCTGCCCCGAAGATCCGCTCGTCCTCGGCAATTCCATCCAGCTCGAGCAGGTCTTCATCAACCTCCTGACCAACGCCCGTGACGCGCTGTCGACTTCCGCTGCCAGGCTCATCCACATCGACTCCAGCATCAGGGAAGGGATGGTGCAGCTCCGGTTCCGCGATACCGGTCCCGGCGTCCCGCCGGGATTGGAGGAGCGCATCTTCCACCCCTTCTTCACCACCAAGGACGTGGGCGCCGGTACCGGTCTCGGTCTCTCCATCGCGCACGGCATCATCCGCGAGCACGAGGGCTCGATCGCGCTGGTCCGGGAAGGGACCGGCGAAGCAAGCGGCGCCACCTTCCGGATCGAGCTCCCGCTCTACGCCGGAGCCTGGCCGTCCCGGGTGACGACATGA
- a CDS encoding NAD-dependent epimerase/dehydratase family protein — MPPVAETMTDARPVRHAAIRQSVRGCSPDPPERPASGCRAPRGLPSRSRGHPGCQNSREPPPDPRPRGGRESKEEISCTPWRRRVGRGRGGRMQPTLVTGANGHVGNNLCRLLLARGERVRAMVRASADPAALAGLDVEVVHGDVRDAEATARAVAGCGRVYHTAAGFLMWSRDPERDIIAASVEGTRNVVGAAARAGVEKVLYVSTGGTIGFTDSPDVILDETYHTATPHTHYFRGKVAAEKEAFAIGAREILPVMAINPGFILGPRFFKLSESVRQVADFVNRGMPFYFDGGFPVVDVEDVAQGAILALEKGRAGERYIVGGENVTVLRLYELIAEFTGMRAPALRAPVPVVRTLATVLELAGKITGTRPLMDRSMADEFAGRYGFMHSTKAARELGYTWRPAREVVRRTVAWLVDRGFVSERRQRALTLHPSLRGAY; from the coding sequence ATGCCCCCGGTCGCTGAAACGATGACCGACGCCCGTCCTGTCCGTCATGCCGCAATCCGGCAAAGCGTGCGCGGGTGCAGTCCGGACCCGCCCGAAAGGCCTGCAAGCGGCTGCCGCGCGCCGCGGGGACTCCCGAGCCGCTCGAGGGGGCATCCGGGGTGCCAGAACTCGAGGGAGCCACCCCCGGACCCGCGCCCTCGCGGTGGCCGTGAGAGCAAAGAAGAAATCAGCTGCACCCCCTGGCGACGGCGAGTCGGGCGAGGTAGAGGCGGGCGCATGCAGCCCACGCTCGTCACCGGCGCCAACGGCCACGTCGGCAACAACCTCTGCCGGCTGCTCCTCGCGCGCGGCGAACGCGTGCGCGCCATGGTCCGCGCCAGCGCCGACCCGGCGGCACTCGCCGGCCTCGACGTCGAGGTCGTGCACGGCGACGTCCGTGACGCCGAGGCGACGGCCCGCGCCGTCGCCGGCTGCGGGCGCGTCTACCACACCGCCGCGGGCTTCCTCATGTGGTCGCGCGACCCCGAGCGCGACATCATCGCGGCCAGCGTGGAGGGGACACGCAACGTCGTCGGCGCCGCAGCCCGCGCCGGCGTCGAGAAGGTGCTCTACGTCAGCACCGGCGGGACGATCGGCTTCACCGACTCGCCCGACGTGATCCTCGACGAGACCTACCACACCGCCACGCCGCACACCCACTACTTCCGCGGCAAGGTGGCGGCCGAGAAGGAAGCGTTCGCGATCGGCGCACGGGAGATCCTGCCCGTCATGGCGATCAACCCGGGCTTCATCCTCGGGCCGCGCTTCTTCAAGCTCTCGGAGTCGGTCCGCCAGGTGGCCGACTTCGTCAACCGCGGCATGCCCTTCTACTTCGACGGCGGCTTCCCGGTGGTCGACGTCGAGGACGTCGCGCAGGGGGCGATCCTTGCGCTCGAAAAGGGACGCGCCGGGGAGCGCTACATCGTCGGGGGCGAGAACGTCACCGTGCTTCGGCTCTACGAGCTGATCGCCGAGTTCACGGGCATGCGCGCGCCGGCGCTGAGGGCGCCGGTGCCGGTGGTCCGCACCCTCGCCACGGTGCTCGAGCTCGCGGGCAAGATCACGGGCACGCGACCGCTCATGGATCGCAGCATGGCCGACGAGTTTGCCGGCCGCTACGGCTTCATGCACTCGACCAAGGCCGCACGCGAGCTGGGCTACACCTGGCGCCCGGCGCGGGAGGTGGTGCGGCGGACGGTCGCGTGGCTCGTCGATCGCGGCTTCGTGAGCGAGCGGCGGCAGCGGGCGCTCACGCTGCACCCGTCGCTGCGCGGCGCGTACTAG
- a CDS encoding HDOD domain-containing protein: MTEQEVRQLRAEVIARRNLPTIPPVLARILQLCDGVDANTNDLIAVIERDQALTGKLLRLANSACFGQSRRVATIPRAVVLLGFTTVRNLTLGVKVWDALGSGVARPRLEELWTHSVACAVAARELTVRLQAGDPDEAFTAGLLLDVGRLALAVRFRDEYWKVVGGVAETEDMDAVEREAFGVGHPEVGAWMLDAWALPPGIVEGVRLHHDEARRLAGPAILAVTDRLVACSDLASGEIGPRARELLELTSAQGLTREVWEATLARLGEDGTRTASGLRG, from the coding sequence ATGACGGAGCAGGAGGTGCGGCAGCTTCGGGCGGAGGTGATCGCGCGCAGGAACCTGCCGACGATCCCCCCCGTCCTTGCCAGGATCCTCCAGCTCTGCGACGGGGTCGACGCGAACACCAACGACTTGATCGCGGTCATCGAGAGGGACCAGGCGCTGACCGGCAAGTTGCTCCGGCTCGCCAACAGCGCCTGCTTCGGCCAGAGCCGCCGCGTCGCGACCATCCCGCGCGCGGTCGTCCTGCTCGGCTTCACCACCGTGCGGAACCTCACGCTGGGCGTGAAGGTCTGGGACGCGCTCGGTAGCGGCGTCGCGCGTCCCCGCTTGGAGGAGCTGTGGACGCACTCGGTCGCCTGCGCGGTGGCGGCCAGGGAGCTCACCGTTCGGCTGCAGGCGGGCGATCCGGACGAGGCCTTCACGGCCGGCCTGCTGCTCGACGTCGGGCGCCTGGCCCTGGCCGTGCGCTTCCGCGACGAGTACTGGAAGGTCGTCGGCGGAGTGGCGGAGACGGAGGACATGGACGCCGTGGAGCGCGAGGCCTTCGGCGTGGGGCATCCCGAGGTGGGCGCCTGGATGCTGGACGCGTGGGCGCTGCCGCCCGGAATCGTCGAAGGCGTCCGCCTCCACCACGACGAGGCACGGCGGCTTGCCGGGCCGGCGATCCTCGCGGTCACGGACCGGCTCGTGGCGTGCAGCGACCTGGCCAGCGGCGAAATCGGCCCGCGGGCGCGCGAGCTGCTCGAGCTGACGAGCGCGCAGGGCCTCACCCGAGAGGTCTGGGAGGCCACGCTCGCTCGGCTCGGCGAAGACGGGACGCGAACGGCCTCCGGCCTGCGCGGTTGA
- the dnaE gene encoding DNA polymerase III subunit alpha yields the protein MASTTDYVELRCRSAFSFLAGASLPEDLIDQAAALGYDALALADRGGVYGAPRFFTAARRAGIRPLVGAEVPVEGAGLLWLLVEDRDGYRNLCRLITAGALGRPKGEARVGWEQVEAHARGLHCLAGGSDGPLAGADAAANLGRLRAIFGERLAVDVHRHHERAGERLARRLADLAGAHGVPVVATNDVRHARPAGRALLDVLTCIRLGTTLDAAGRRLLQNAERHLKSPAEMAALFHDSPDAIRQSRRIAERCAFTLADLGYRFPEFPLPPGETPMGHLRGLTCTGARERYRAITPRIRRQLEHELGMIERLDLAGYFLIVWDIVRFARERGILCQGRGSAANSAVCYALGITAVDPIGMDLLFERFLSEERGEWPDIDLDLPSGDRREEVIQYVYRRYGERGAAMTATVITYRTRSAVREAGKALGLSLEQVDRLAKLLRAHGWSDEHDELAAQLRNGGVDPESPRIPLLVSLVRQMQGLPRHLGQHTGGMVIAAGRLDEVVPLEPAAMPGRNVVQWDKDDCADLGLIKVDLLGLGMLAALEEAIPLVRAHEGVEVDLAHLPPDDPQVYAMLRKADTIGVFQVESRAQMATLPRMKPERFYDLVVEVAIIRPGPIVGQMVHPYLARRAGREPVHYAHPALEPILRRTLGVPLFQEQLLRMAMAVAGFTAGEAEELRRAMGFKRSEARMQAIEAKLRAGMDAQGISGRVQDEIVQQITSFALYGFPESHSASFALIAYASAYLKAHHPAAFFCALLDAWPMGFYHPATLVKDGQRHGVEFRPIDVTRSDWRCTIEDGAVRLGMRYVLGLGEEAARRLVAGRPLASVAEAAQRGSLRKDEVEALAHAGAFAAFGLTRREALWQAAAAERDPASLLARVRPPAAAAPLPPMTPFEETAADYAATHLTPGPHVMAYLRDGLRAAGVRAARELDAVPHGAPVRVAGHVIVRQRPGTAKGFCFLTLEDETGTANAVVTPPRYERWRVVLNTSPLLEVEGRLERVDGVTHVRAASFRRLEVPAEMPEGHDYW from the coding sequence ATGGCGTCTACGACTGACTACGTCGAGCTGCGCTGCCGGAGCGCCTTCAGCTTCCTCGCCGGCGCCTCGCTGCCCGAGGACCTGATCGATCAGGCGGCGGCGCTCGGCTACGATGCGCTCGCGCTCGCGGACCGCGGCGGCGTCTACGGCGCGCCGCGCTTCTTCACGGCCGCGCGCCGCGCGGGCATCCGACCGCTGGTCGGGGCAGAGGTGCCGGTCGAGGGCGCTGGCCTTCTCTGGCTCCTCGTCGAGGACCGCGACGGCTACCGGAACCTCTGTCGGCTGATCACGGCGGGCGCGCTCGGGCGGCCGAAGGGCGAGGCGCGCGTCGGCTGGGAGCAGGTGGAAGCGCATGCGCGCGGCCTCCACTGCCTCGCCGGCGGGAGCGACGGGCCGCTCGCGGGGGCGGACGCCGCCGCCAACCTCGGGCGGCTGCGCGCCATCTTCGGCGAGCGCTTGGCCGTCGACGTCCACCGCCACCACGAGCGCGCGGGCGAGCGGCTCGCGCGCCGCCTCGCCGACCTCGCCGGGGCCCACGGCGTCCCGGTCGTCGCCACCAACGACGTCCGCCACGCCCGGCCCGCAGGCCGGGCGCTGCTCGACGTCCTCACCTGCATCCGGCTCGGCACGACGCTCGACGCGGCCGGCCGCCGGCTCCTCCAGAACGCCGAGCGCCACCTGAAATCCCCCGCCGAGATGGCGGCGCTCTTCCACGACTCGCCCGACGCGATCCGCCAGAGCCGGCGCATCGCCGAGCGCTGCGCCTTCACGCTCGCCGATCTCGGCTACCGCTTCCCGGAGTTCCCGCTGCCGCCGGGCGAGACGCCGATGGGCCATCTCCGCGGGCTCACGTGCACGGGCGCCCGGGAGCGCTACCGGGCGATCACGCCGCGCATCCGCCGCCAGCTCGAGCACGAGCTCGGCATGATCGAGCGGCTCGACCTCGCCGGCTACTTCCTGATCGTGTGGGACATCGTCCGCTTCGCCCGCGAGCGCGGCATCCTCTGCCAGGGACGCGGCTCGGCCGCCAACAGCGCCGTCTGCTACGCGCTCGGCATCACGGCGGTCGACCCGATCGGCATGGACCTCCTCTTCGAGCGCTTCCTCTCCGAGGAGCGCGGCGAGTGGCCGGACATCGACCTCGACCTCCCGAGCGGGGACCGGCGAGAGGAGGTCATCCAGTACGTCTACCGCCGCTACGGCGAGCGCGGCGCCGCCATGACGGCGACGGTCATCACCTACCGCACGCGGAGCGCGGTGCGCGAGGCGGGAAAGGCGCTCGGCCTCTCGCTCGAGCAGGTCGACCGCCTCGCCAAGCTGCTGCGCGCGCACGGCTGGAGCGACGAGCACGACGAGCTCGCCGCCCAGCTCCGGAACGGCGGCGTCGACCCGGAGTCGCCGCGCATCCCGCTGCTCGTCTCTCTCGTGCGGCAGATGCAGGGCCTGCCGCGGCACCTGGGGCAGCACACCGGCGGCATGGTGATCGCCGCCGGCCGGCTCGACGAGGTCGTGCCGCTCGAGCCCGCCGCCATGCCGGGCCGGAACGTCGTCCAGTGGGACAAGGACGACTGCGCGGACCTCGGGCTCATCAAGGTCGACCTCCTCGGCCTCGGCATGCTCGCGGCGCTCGAGGAGGCGATCCCGCTGGTGCGCGCGCACGAGGGGGTGGAGGTCGACCTCGCCCACCTCCCGCCCGACGACCCGCAGGTCTACGCGATGCTCCGGAAGGCCGACACGATCGGCGTCTTCCAGGTGGAGAGCCGCGCCCAGATGGCAACCCTGCCGCGCATGAAGCCCGAGCGCTTCTACGACCTGGTGGTCGAGGTGGCGATCATCCGCCCGGGACCGATCGTCGGGCAGATGGTGCACCCCTACCTCGCCCGTCGTGCGGGGCGGGAGCCCGTCCACTACGCCCACCCGGCGCTCGAGCCGATCCTCCGGCGCACCCTCGGCGTGCCGCTTTTCCAGGAGCAGCTCCTCCGCATGGCGATGGCGGTCGCGGGCTTCACGGCGGGCGAGGCCGAGGAGCTCCGCCGGGCGATGGGCTTCAAGCGCTCCGAGGCGCGCATGCAGGCGATCGAGGCCAAGCTCCGCGCCGGCATGGACGCGCAGGGCATCAGCGGGCGCGTGCAGGACGAGATCGTCCAGCAGATCACGTCGTTCGCGCTCTACGGCTTCCCCGAGTCGCACTCGGCGAGCTTCGCGCTCATCGCCTACGCGTCGGCCTATCTCAAGGCGCATCACCCCGCGGCCTTCTTCTGCGCGCTGCTCGACGCGTGGCCGATGGGCTTCTATCACCCAGCGACGCTGGTGAAGGACGGCCAGCGCCACGGCGTCGAGTTCCGGCCGATCGACGTCACACGGTCGGACTGGAGGTGCACCATTGAAGACGGCGCGGTGCGCCTCGGGATGCGCTACGTGCTCGGGCTCGGCGAGGAGGCGGCGCGGCGGCTGGTGGCGGGGCGGCCGCTCGCGTCGGTGGCCGAGGCGGCGCAGCGAGGCTCGCTCCGCAAGGACGAGGTCGAGGCGCTCGCGCATGCCGGGGCGTTCGCCGCCTTCGGACTCACGCGGCGCGAAGCGCTCTGGCAGGCGGCGGCCGCCGAGCGCGACCCGGCGTCGCTCCTCGCCCGCGTGCGTCCGCCCGCGGCTGCGGCGCCGCTGCCGCCCATGACGCCCTTCGAGGAGACGGCGGCCGACTACGCGGCGACGCACCTGACGCCGGGACCGCACGTGATGGCGTACCTGCGCGACGGTCTGCGGGCGGCCGGCGTGCGCGCGGCGCGTGAGCTCGACGCCGTGCCGCACGGCGCCCCGGTGCGCGTCGCCGGCCACGTGATCGTCCGCCAGCGGCCGGGGACGGCGAAGGGCTTCTGCTTCCTCACGCTCGAGGACGAGACCGGGACGGCGAACGCCGTCGTGACGCCGCCGCGCTACGAGCGCTGGCGGGTCGTGCTCAACACCTCACCGCTCCTCGAGGTCGAGGGACGGCTCGAGCGAGTGGACGGCGTCACGCACGTGCGGGCGGCGTCGTTCCGCCGGCTCGAGGTGCCGGCGGAGATGCCCGAAGGGCACGACTACTGGTGA
- a CDS encoding DNA polymerase Y family protein — translation MPRIACLLVPDLPVAAACRADPELAGRPLVLVDGSGPHAHVIAASRGALARGVQPGRHTVAQARALAADLVVRTRDAAAERSAAHALAEVAASLASRIETAADGAVYLDATGVTHLVASEAALATALVARAARVDLAARVGIGASMTVARLAAEHGDGTEVVSAGVERGFLARLPLACLAPAPDIAATLQRWGIHRLGDLARLPVAEVATRLGPAGAALIRAARGEDERPLAPEPLPAAVEEAVALEYALDSLEPLLFVLRGLVERAVARLGLAGIGCARVALALGLDDRGREARALPLAAPTRDVKAILGCLRAELEAHPPRAAIVHVALTAVPEAVRAMQMGLFVPPGPAPERLATTLARLSALCGPDRVGAPAVVDSHRPGAARTAPFALPPAEQPDRPPADSVCRLVVRALRPPRPVEVFTERGEPVFVRGEGLGGRVVGAAGPWRVVAEWWSEDGVARDYYDLELTDGGVYRCYREHGGPPPPAERRGSPAEREARSGSLDRWYLDGVYD, via the coding sequence GTGCCGCGCATCGCCTGCCTCCTGGTCCCCGATCTGCCCGTGGCCGCGGCCTGCCGCGCCGATCCCGAGCTCGCGGGCCGGCCGCTCGTCCTCGTCGACGGCAGCGGGCCGCACGCGCACGTGATCGCCGCCTCGCGCGGGGCGCTGGCTCGCGGCGTCCAGCCGGGCCGCCACACCGTGGCTCAGGCCCGCGCGCTCGCGGCCGACCTCGTGGTGCGCACTCGCGACGCGGCCGCCGAGCGCTCGGCCGCCCACGCGCTCGCCGAGGTAGCCGCCTCGCTGGCGAGCCGCATCGAGACGGCAGCCGACGGCGCCGTCTACCTCGATGCGACGGGCGTCACCCACCTCGTCGCCAGCGAGGCCGCGCTCGCGACGGCGCTCGTCGCTCGCGCGGCCCGCGTGGACCTCGCGGCCCGCGTGGGTATCGGCGCCAGCATGACGGTGGCGCGGCTCGCGGCCGAGCACGGCGACGGGACGGAGGTGGTCTCCGCCGGCGTTGAGCGGGGGTTCCTCGCCCGTCTGCCGCTCGCCTGCCTCGCCCCGGCGCCCGACATCGCGGCCACGCTCCAGCGCTGGGGCATTCACCGGCTCGGCGACCTCGCCCGCCTGCCCGTCGCCGAGGTGGCCACCCGGCTCGGGCCGGCGGGGGCGGCGCTCATTCGGGCGGCGCGCGGCGAGGACGAGCGGCCGCTCGCGCCCGAGCCGCTGCCCGCCGCGGTGGAGGAGGCGGTGGCGCTCGAGTACGCGCTCGACAGCCTCGAGCCGCTCCTCTTCGTGCTGCGCGGGCTGGTCGAGCGAGCGGTCGCCCGGCTCGGCCTCGCCGGCATCGGCTGTGCGCGCGTCGCGCTCGCGCTCGGCCTCGACGACCGCGGCCGCGAAGCCCGCGCACTGCCCCTCGCCGCGCCGACGCGCGACGTGAAGGCGATCCTCGGCTGTCTCAGGGCGGAGCTCGAGGCGCACCCGCCGCGCGCCGCCATCGTGCACGTCGCGCTCACGGCCGTGCCCGAGGCGGTGCGGGCGATGCAGATGGGCCTCTTCGTCCCGCCCGGACCCGCGCCCGAGCGACTGGCGACGACGCTCGCCCGGCTCTCGGCGCTCTGCGGGCCGGACCGCGTCGGCGCGCCCGCCGTCGTCGACTCGCACCGCCCGGGCGCCGCCCGGACGGCGCCCTTCGCGCTCCCACCAGCGGAGCAGCCGGACCGCCCGCCGGCGGACAGCGTGTGCCGGCTGGTCGTCCGCGCGCTCAGGCCGCCGCGTCCGGTGGAGGTGTTCACCGAGCGCGGCGAGCCGGTCTTCGTACGCGGCGAGGGTCTCGGCGGGCGCGTGGTCGGCGCGGCCGGGCCGTGGCGGGTCGTCGCCGAATGGTGGAGCGAGGACGGGGTGGCGCGCGATTACTACGACCTGGAGCTCACCGACGGCGGCGTCTACCGCTGCTACCGCGAGCACGGCGGCCCGCCGCCGCCCGCGGAGCGCCGCGGGTCACCCGCGGAGCGCGAAGCGCGGAGCGGGTCATTGGACCGCTGGTATCTCGATGGCGTCTACGACTGA
- a CDS encoding AAA family ATPase has translation MAHDLERGMPLVERVREAFSPAAPIAHRESFAGRAEHLAQIADVVAQRGQHALLYGERGVGKTSLAVVASGDLIDNRTLPLRVNCDGTDHFLSIWQKVLREVQLTRALPPAVGIRDLLDEATERAASLLGAGHLTVDVVRQALQVLSRAAPILLVLDEFDRLEDARTKMLFADTIKSLSDHLVLVTIIVVGVAENTGELLGEHRSIDRALMPIRVPRMSPAELAAIVRFGVRRADMTISNDAVERIADLAAGLPYYAHLLGLLAAREAMHSGRSVELAHVDRVALKAGESAQGR, from the coding sequence ATGGCCCATGACCTTGAACGGGGCATGCCGCTCGTCGAACGAGTTCGGGAGGCCTTCAGCCCTGCGGCGCCCATCGCGCACCGGGAGTCGTTTGCCGGGCGAGCCGAGCACCTGGCGCAGATCGCCGACGTCGTTGCTCAGCGTGGACAGCATGCCCTCCTGTACGGCGAACGGGGCGTCGGAAAGACCTCCCTGGCCGTCGTTGCGAGTGGTGACCTCATCGACAACCGGACCCTTCCCCTGCGAGTGAACTGCGATGGCACCGACCATTTCCTGTCGATCTGGCAAAAGGTCCTGCGGGAGGTGCAACTCACGCGCGCCCTGCCGCCGGCGGTCGGTATCCGGGATCTCCTGGACGAGGCGACCGAGCGGGCCGCTTCGCTGCTCGGCGCGGGCCACCTCACGGTCGACGTGGTACGGCAGGCGCTCCAGGTTCTCAGCCGCGCAGCGCCGATCCTCCTCGTCCTCGATGAGTTCGACCGCCTCGAGGACGCCCGGACGAAGATGCTCTTTGCCGACACGATCAAGTCGCTTTCCGACCATCTCGTCCTCGTGACCATCATCGTCGTCGGTGTGGCGGAGAATACCGGCGAGCTGCTCGGTGAGCACCGATCCATCGACCGCGCATTGATGCCGATCCGTGTCCCCAGGATGTCGCCCGCGGAGCTTGCGGCGATCGTCCGTTTCGGCGTGCGGAGGGCGGACATGACGATCAGCAACGATGCCGTCGAGCGGATCGCCGACCTCGCGGCAGGGTTGCCCTATTACGCGCACTTGCTCGGCCTCTTGGCGGCTCGCGAGGCAATGCATTCGGGGCGGTCGGTGGAGCTCGCGCACGTCGACCGGGTTGCTCTGAAGGCCGGAGAAAGTGCGCAAGGGCGATGA